TGGATGGAGGAAAACCTTGGAAACAGGGTTTCTGCTGACACAATCAGTTCCATAACAGACCGGGTTCTGCCAGAGATTCAGTCCTGGCGTAGCAGGTCATTGGATAGTGTTTATCCAATTGTTTGGATGGATGCCATTCACTACAAAGTGATGGACGAAAAGAATCGCCCTGTAACACGAGCCATATACAACGTATTGGGTGTTGACCGTAACGGTTACAAAGATTTGCTTGGCATGTATATTTCCAAAAGCGAAGGAGCTAACTTTTGGTTATCGGTGCTCACCGATCTTCAATCAAGAGGAGTAAATGACATTCTAATAGCCTCTACGGACAATCTTAGTGGCTTTTCAGATGCTATAAAAAGCGTATTTCCACACACAGTAGTTCAAACTTGTGTGGTGCATCAAATCCGCAATTCAATTAAATATGTTGCAAGTAAAAATCAGAAAACGTTCATGAAAGATTTGAAGCTTGTTTATCAAGCAGTAAGCAAAGAGCAGGCAGCAATCGAACTCGATAATCTTGATTCAAAGTGGGGAAAGGATTATCCAATTGTCATTAAATCATGGCGTGATAATTGGGAAAAACTAACCGCTTATTTTGAGTTTTCTGATGCTATCCGAAGAATCATATATACCACCAATACCGTA
The sequence above is drawn from the Microbacter margulisiae genome and encodes:
- a CDS encoding IS256 family transposase; translated protein: MEEFDYKAFQAKVLEQIKSGKPLLGKDGAFAPLLENILNAALEGEMDAHLDEDERSLGNRRNGRMSKQVQTQLGEVTVHTPRDRHSSFEPEFIKKRETILAEGVADRIIGLYALGNSTREISDWMEENLGNRVSADTISSITDRVLPEIQSWRSRSLDSVYPIVWMDAIHYKVMDEKNRPVTRAIYNVLGVDRNGYKDLLGMYISKSEGANFWLSVLTDLQSRGVNDILIASTDNLSGFSDAIKSVFPHTVVQTCVVHQIRNSIKYVASKNQKTFMKDLKLVYQAVSKEQAAIELDNLDSKWGKDYPIVIKSWRDNWEKLTAYFEFSDAIRRIIYTTNTVEGYHRQIRKVTKNKGVFTNDTALEKLVYLAYRNIRKKWTMPLSNWGLTAQQLAIKFPERFNLFE